The following proteins come from a genomic window of Rutidosis leptorrhynchoides isolate AG116_Rl617_1_P2 chromosome 10, CSIRO_AGI_Rlap_v1, whole genome shotgun sequence:
- the LOC139871436 gene encoding uncharacterized protein At2g29880-like, with protein MTTKNRGYRGWSPIEETKLVEILVNMVNSGRFKADNGFKSGYLQHLEEKLKETFPDSGLLGKPHIESKVRTMKRDWQVVHDMFSGSNTSGFGWFDDTKLLSATSEVWDAYIKHHKEAAKWRNKPFPHYNELCTVFGKDRARGSGSRSFGDIDEETNIGVQDSDEDVQVEENTNTPTNENVQVEGNTNSPTNENVQVEGNTNIQAKNVSSVRSKKRKRKDQTDPFVDGLHEVVNVLGNTISEAASTMSRDIDFQVDLKMKRAKITTDIFKMSSLTQEEKYQVMGKIRSDSDNVEAYWDLDEENREGWVKYMLKE; from the exons ATGACAACCAAAAATAGAGGTTATCGCGGGTGGTCACCAATTGAAGAAACAAAGCTTGTTGAGATTCTAGTAAATATGGTTAATAGTGGTCGATTTAAAGCCGATAATGGCTTTAAATCGGGATACTTACAACATCTTGAAGAAAAGTTAAAAGAAACATTTCCGGACTCGGGTTTGTTGGGTAAACCCCACATTGAATCAAAGGTAAGGACTATGAAGCGTGATTGGCAAGTTGTTCATGACATGTTTAGTGGTTCTAACACAAGCGGGTTTGGTTGGTTTGATGATACAAAACTTTTGAGTGCTACTTCTGAAGTTTGGGATGCGTACATCAAG CATCATAAAGAAGCGGCTAAATGGAGAAACAAACCATTTCCTCACTATAATGAATTGTGTACTGTTTTTGGAAAAGATCGGGCTCGCGGGAGTGGAAGTAGATCATTTGGTGACATCGATGAGGAGACGAATATAGGAGTGCAAGATTCCGATGAAGATGTTCAAGTCGAAGAAAATACAAATACTCCAACTAATGAAAATGTTCAAGTCGAAGGAAATACAAATTCTCCAACTAATGAAAATGTTCAAGTCGAAGGAAATACTAATATTCAAGCTAAAAATGTTTCAAGTGTTCGTagcaagaaaagaaaaagaaaagatcaAACTGATCCTTTTGTTGATGGATTGCATGAAGTAGTTAATGTACTTGGTAACACTATAAGCGAAGCGGCTAGCACAATGAGTCGAGACATTGACTTTCAAGTGGATTTAAAAATGAAAAGGGCCAAAATCACTACTGATATTTTCAAAATGTCATCACTTACTCAAGAAGAAAAGTACCAGGTAATGGGAAAGATTAGAAGTGATTCCGATAATGTTGAAGCCTACTGGGATTTGGATGAAGAAAATAGAGAGGGTTGGGTGAAGTATATGTTGAAAGAGTAG